The following proteins come from a genomic window of Pseudomonas sp. MAG733B:
- a CDS encoding CsiV family protein: MRLFRSLTLLTTLITALVAPTAFADDLYQIEMILVRQNAVPAIDSRAAPEDWDAGAQRINPDSFRTPSLNPEVEKLTASNDYTVLLHKAWQQNLGEEATKVAISDGKEQFGQFPIEGTLSVKLGRFTDVDADFWVNQFNSDGLVTASERLKQESHTKNGQLNFLDAGHLGLLIKITSLTAPAPREAPEVVPD; the protein is encoded by the coding sequence ATGCGCCTGTTTCGCTCACTGACCTTGCTGACAACGTTAATCACAGCGCTGGTCGCACCCACGGCGTTTGCCGATGATCTGTATCAGATTGAAATGATTCTGGTGCGGCAGAATGCCGTGCCGGCGATTGACAGCCGCGCAGCGCCGGAAGACTGGGATGCCGGTGCCCAACGCATCAACCCTGACAGCTTTCGCACGCCAAGCCTGAACCCTGAAGTGGAAAAGCTCACCGCCAGCAACGACTACACCGTGTTGCTGCACAAGGCCTGGCAACAAAACCTTGGCGAGGAAGCCACCAAAGTTGCGATCAGCGACGGCAAGGAACAGTTCGGCCAGTTTCCGATTGAAGGCACCCTCAGTGTCAAACTGGGGCGTTTCACCGATGTTGACGCCGACTTCTGGGTCAACCAGTTCAACTCCGATGGCCTCGTGACCGCCAGCGAACGCCTGAAACAGGAAAGCCACACCAAAAACGGTCAGCTGAACTTCCTCGACGCCGGCCATCTCGGCCTGCTGATCAAGATCACTTCATTGACGGCGCCTGCTCCCCGGGAAGCCCCTGAAGTGGTCCCAGACTGA
- a CDS encoding DEAD/DEAH box helicase, producing the protein MSATLSKPLAPSWVSRFKEQSLERGRRYALENRVRIVEAGDATIIAACEGSGGNVYRQTIRLRESAKGTLLMVDATCSCPVHSNCKHCAAVLLQVQETLNYPAAAKDAELLEKLQAVLENRSPKAPPQVLVDNVQPVPRLWLASIEFSAFEPRNGRMQRYIQHRAALSFSYLDEYVSGQKNTDILIRQETQTLRIKRHPEVEQSYREQLRILGFKIATRQSKALPESAGELFEMLNDSAWLTFTLNELPKLRTQGWELQINEDFGFDLTAVDDWYATVEQAPERDWFDLELGIIVNGERLSLLPILLNLMRSHTEILNPERLARRRDDELILVNIPNRPNSEYGPLQVALPFGRLKPVLATLGDFYLQGPGETALRLSKADATRLNPLEDLPLLWEGGEQIRTFAQRLRDIKDYTAVAPEGLNATLRPYQLEGLSWMQSLRQLEVGGILADDMGLGKTLQTLAHVLTEKIAGRLDRPCMVVMPTSLIPNWLDEAAHFTPQLKVLALYGASRKKHFDNLADYDLILTTYALLPKDVERLAAQPLHVLVLDEAQYIKNPNSKAAQAARELNARQRLCLSGTPLENHLGELWSLFHFLLPGWLGDVKSFNRDYRVPIEKRTSEVRLQHLNGRIKPFLLRRTKEQVATELPPKTEIIHWVELNEAQRDVYETMRLAMDKKVRDEITRKGVARSQIIILEALLKLRQVCCDLRLVNDAALPARGSTSGKLDSLMEMLEELFEEGRRILLFSQFTSMLSLIEDELKKRGVAYALLTGQTRDRRTPVKDFQSGKRQIFLISLKAGGVGLNLTEADTVIHYDPWWNPATENQATDRAYRIGQEKPVFVYKLIARGTVEEKIQHLQKEKSDLAAGVLDGRQAGDWKLQNDDIEALFAPLPDKLEKR; encoded by the coding sequence ATGTCCGCGACCCTGAGCAAACCCCTGGCACCTTCCTGGGTCAGCCGATTCAAGGAACAGAGCCTGGAGCGTGGCCGTCGCTACGCACTGGAAAACCGCGTCAGGATCGTCGAGGCCGGCGACGCCACGATCATCGCCGCTTGCGAGGGCTCTGGCGGTAACGTTTACCGTCAGACCATTCGCTTGCGCGAGTCAGCCAAAGGCACTTTGCTGATGGTCGATGCCACATGCTCCTGCCCCGTCCACAGCAACTGCAAACATTGCGCGGCGGTATTGCTGCAAGTGCAGGAAACACTCAACTACCCCGCCGCCGCCAAAGACGCCGAGCTGCTGGAAAAACTCCAGGCCGTATTGGAAAACCGTAGCCCAAAGGCTCCGCCACAAGTGCTGGTAGACAATGTGCAACCGGTACCGCGCCTGTGGCTGGCGAGCATTGAATTCAGTGCTTTCGAACCGCGCAACGGGCGGATGCAGCGTTACATCCAGCATCGCGCGGCGCTGTCCTTCAGTTATCTGGACGAGTACGTTTCCGGACAGAAAAACACCGACATCCTGATCCGACAGGAAACACAGACGTTACGGATAAAGCGGCATCCGGAAGTGGAACAATCCTACCGGGAACAGCTACGAATCCTCGGTTTCAAAATCGCCACTCGACAAAGCAAGGCTCTGCCGGAAAGCGCCGGCGAGCTATTTGAGATGCTCAATGACAGCGCCTGGCTGACCTTCACCCTCAACGAACTGCCGAAGCTGCGCACCCAGGGCTGGGAATTGCAGATCAACGAGGATTTCGGTTTCGACCTGACGGCGGTGGACGACTGGTACGCCACGGTTGAACAGGCGCCGGAACGTGACTGGTTCGACCTGGAATTGGGGATCATCGTCAACGGTGAGCGGCTCAGCCTGTTGCCCATCCTGCTGAACCTGATGCGCTCGCACACCGAAATTCTCAACCCGGAGCGACTGGCCCGACGTCGCGACGACGAGCTGATTCTGGTCAACATTCCCAACCGCCCGAACTCCGAGTACGGCCCCTTGCAAGTCGCCCTGCCCTTCGGCCGTTTGAAGCCGGTACTGGCAACACTCGGCGATTTCTATCTGCAGGGGCCCGGCGAAACCGCACTGCGCTTGAGCAAGGCCGACGCCACGCGCCTGAACCCGCTGGAAGACTTGCCGCTGCTTTGGGAGGGTGGAGAACAGATCCGCACCTTTGCCCAACGTCTGCGCGACATCAAGGACTACACCGCCGTCGCACCGGAAGGCCTGAACGCAACGTTGCGCCCGTATCAGCTTGAAGGTTTGAGCTGGATGCAGTCGCTTCGGCAACTGGAGGTTGGCGGGATTCTCGCGGATGACATGGGCCTGGGCAAAACCTTGCAAACCCTGGCGCATGTGCTCACCGAGAAAATCGCCGGTCGCCTCGACCGCCCGTGCATGGTGGTAATGCCGACCAGTCTGATCCCCAACTGGCTCGATGAGGCGGCGCACTTCACGCCGCAGCTCAAAGTATTGGCGTTGTACGGCGCGAGCCGCAAAAAGCATTTCGATAACCTGGCGGATTACGACCTGATCCTGACCACTTATGCGTTGCTGCCCAAGGATGTCGAACGCCTGGCGGCGCAGCCGTTGCACGTTCTGGTGCTGGACGAAGCGCAGTACATCAAGAATCCGAACAGCAAGGCCGCGCAGGCCGCCCGTGAGTTGAACGCCCGTCAGCGTTTGTGCCTGAGCGGCACACCTTTGGAAAACCACTTGGGCGAGTTGTGGTCGCTGTTTCACTTTCTGCTGCCGGGCTGGCTCGGCGACGTGAAAAGCTTCAACCGCGATTACCGCGTACCGATTGAAAAGCGCACCAGCGAAGTAAGACTTCAGCACCTAAACGGTCGGATCAAACCTTTCCTGCTACGCCGGACCAAGGAACAGGTGGCCACCGAACTGCCGCCGAAAACCGAAATCATCCACTGGGTCGAGCTCAACGAAGCCCAACGTGACGTATACGAAACCATGCGCCTGGCCATGGACAAGAAAGTCCGCGACGAGATCACCCGCAAAGGCGTGGCCCGCAGCCAGATCATCATTCTTGAAGCACTGCTGAAACTGCGTCAGGTGTGCTGCGATTTGCGCCTGGTCAACGATGCCGCCCTGCCGGCTCGCGGCAGCACCTCGGGCAAGCTCGACAGCCTGATGGAAATGCTCGAAGAGTTGTTCGAAGAAGGCCGACGGATCCTGCTGTTCTCGCAATTCACTTCGATGCTGTCATTGATCGAGGACGAACTGAAAAAACGCGGTGTGGCCTATGCACTGCTGACCGGACAGACCCGCGATCGCCGAACACCCGTGAAGGATTTCCAGAGCGGCAAGCGTCAGATTTTTCTCATCAGCCTGAAGGCCGGTGGCGTCGGCCTGAACCTGACGGAAGCAGACACCGTGATTCATTACGACCCTTGGTGGAACCCGGCAACTGAAAATCAGGCGACCGACCGCGCTTATCGCATTGGCCAAGAGAAGCCGGTGTTCGTCTACAAGTTGATCGCGCGTGGCACGGTGGAAGAGAAGATTCAGCACTTGCAGAAAGAGAAATCCGACCTTGCGGCGGGCGTACTGGATGGGCGTCAGGCTGGGGACTGGAAATTGCAGAATGATGACATTGAGGCGTTGTTTGCGCCGTTACCGGATAAGCTCGAAAAGCGCTGA